One genomic window of Trichlorobacter lovleyi includes the following:
- a CDS encoding FprA family A-type flavoprotein has protein sequence MIGTIEIKTGIHWLGAQHPELRVFDDLFPTEHGTTYNSYLVQGSEKIALIDTVKIKFVDQFMDKLKSLVDPAKVDYIIVNHAEPDHSGSLSFLLEHCPNATVVSTQAAKNFVGNMIHKPFQSKTVKDGETIDLGGRTLRFIMAPFLHWPDTMFTRLEEEHILFTCDGFGAHYCNTRSIFNDEIEDFTSAREFYFDCLMRPFKDKVLAAIEKIRHDVIDMICPSHGPIIRKDPWRVIEQYENWSKPKSFGKKVLVFYISPHGSTEKMAQALVAGAARDEIEVASHHIVGLTDNELRDLMEEADALVFGVPTINRDVPKPMWDVLAYLSTIKLKTNLAAVFGSYGWSGEACKMVEERLKGMGFKLVSDPVRAVFTPTADALEQCRALGAAVSEEVAKK, from the coding sequence ATGATCGGCACTATTGAAATAAAAACCGGTATTCACTGGCTGGGAGCCCAACATCCCGAGCTGCGCGTCTTTGACGACCTTTTCCCCACTGAGCACGGCACCACCTACAACAGCTACCTGGTACAAGGCAGCGAAAAGATCGCCCTGATCGACACGGTCAAGATCAAATTCGTTGACCAGTTCATGGACAAGCTCAAATCCCTGGTTGACCCTGCCAAGGTTGATTACATCATCGTCAACCATGCCGAACCGGACCACTCCGGCTCCCTCTCCTTTCTGCTGGAACACTGCCCCAATGCAACCGTGGTCTCCACCCAGGCGGCCAAAAACTTTGTGGGCAACATGATCCACAAACCGTTCCAGTCAAAGACCGTCAAGGATGGCGAGACCATTGATCTGGGCGGCCGCACCCTGCGCTTTATCATGGCCCCCTTCCTGCACTGGCCGGACACCATGTTCACCAGACTGGAAGAGGAACATATCCTCTTTACCTGCGATGGCTTCGGGGCCCACTACTGCAACACCCGCAGCATCTTCAACGATGAGATCGAGGACTTCACCTCGGCCCGTGAATTCTATTTTGACTGCCTGATGCGCCCCTTCAAGGACAAGGTACTGGCTGCCATTGAAAAGATCCGCCATGACGTGATCGACATGATCTGTCCCAGCCACGGTCCGATCATCCGTAAAGATCCCTGGCGGGTGATTGAACAGTACGAGAACTGGAGCAAGCCGAAATCCTTTGGCAAAAAGGTGCTGGTGTTCTATATCTCTCCCCACGGCAGTACCGAAAAGATGGCCCAGGCCCTGGTTGCAGGGGCTGCACGGGACGAGATCGAGGTGGCCAGCCACCACATTGTCGGGCTGACCGACAATGAGCTGCGCGACCTGATGGAGGAGGCTGATGCCCTGGTCTTCGGCGTGCCGACCATCAACCGGGATGTGCCCAAGCCGATGTGGGATGTGCTGGCCTACCTGAGCACCATCAAGCTCAAGACCAACCTGGCAGCGGTCTTCGGCAGCTATGGCTGGAGCGGTGAGGCCTGCAAGATGGTGGAAGAACGCCTGAAAGGGATGGGCTTCAAACTGGTCAGTGACCCGGTCCGGGCGGTCTTCACCCCAACAGCGGACGCCCTGGAACAATGCCGCGCCCTGGGAGCCGCCGTATCGGAAGAGGTGGCAAAAAAGTAA
- the radA gene encoding DNA repair protein RadA: MRQKTVFSCSQCGCQSPKWLGKCPDCGAWNSMLEEQQPSAAAVRSGRQLPGKSVALPIGEVPPQAEVRLGCGIGELDRVLGGGLVPGSLVLIGGDPGIGKSTLLLQAMHHLAADGAVLYVSGEESAAQTRLRGERLGVSGRPLLVLAENGLEEIVAQVEKLKPRAVVVDSIQTVWTQALESAPGSVSQVRESAGRLMLLAKGSGIPIFIVGHVTKDGAIAGPRVLEHMVDTVLYFEGDRGHPYRILRAVKNRFGSTNEIGVFEMKSGGLAEVANPSELFLSERPLDAPGSVVTASLEGSRTLLVEIQALVTPSAYGTPRRTTIGVDSNRLALLVAVLEKKAGLHLGGQDIFLNVAGGARLNEPAADLAMLLAVASSHLDRPVAAGAVVFGEVGLAGEVRAVNQPEPRLGEATKLGFQQCILPAGNLRRLSEAGLELHGVATVQEVLQFLL, encoded by the coding sequence GTGCGTCAAAAAACCGTTTTCAGTTGCAGCCAGTGTGGCTGTCAGTCTCCCAAGTGGCTGGGCAAATGCCCTGACTGTGGAGCCTGGAACAGCATGCTGGAGGAGCAGCAGCCATCAGCAGCAGCTGTCCGCAGCGGCCGGCAGCTGCCGGGCAAGAGCGTTGCCCTGCCGATTGGCGAGGTGCCGCCCCAGGCGGAAGTGCGGCTGGGCTGCGGCATTGGCGAGCTGGACCGGGTGCTGGGTGGCGGTCTGGTGCCCGGATCACTGGTGTTGATCGGCGGCGATCCCGGCATCGGCAAGTCAACCCTGTTGCTGCAGGCGATGCACCACCTGGCGGCTGACGGAGCGGTGCTGTATGTGTCCGGTGAGGAGTCGGCCGCCCAGACCCGTCTGCGGGGCGAACGGCTGGGGGTGAGCGGCAGACCGCTGTTGGTGCTGGCTGAGAACGGGCTGGAAGAGATCGTGGCCCAGGTGGAGAAACTCAAGCCGCGGGCCGTGGTGGTGGACTCGATCCAGACCGTCTGGACCCAGGCACTGGAATCTGCCCCCGGTTCGGTCAGCCAGGTGCGGGAGTCGGCCGGCCGGCTGATGCTGCTGGCCAAAGGCAGCGGCATTCCGATCTTTATTGTCGGCCATGTCACCAAGGACGGTGCCATTGCCGGACCGCGGGTGCTGGAGCATATGGTGGACACGGTGCTCTATTTTGAGGGTGATCGCGGCCACCCCTACCGGATCCTGCGGGCAGTCAAGAACCGCTTTGGTTCTACCAATGAGATCGGTGTCTTTGAGATGAAGTCCGGCGGCCTGGCCGAGGTGGCCAATCCATCCGAGCTGTTCCTGTCCGAGCGTCCCCTTGATGCCCCCGGCTCGGTGGTGACCGCCTCGCTGGAGGGTAGCCGCACCCTGCTGGTCGAGATCCAGGCCCTGGTGACCCCCAGCGCCTACGGGACGCCCCGCCGGACCACTATCGGGGTTGACAGTAACCGTCTGGCGCTGCTGGTGGCGGTGCTGGAAAAGAAGGCCGGGCTGCACCTGGGGGGGCAGGATATCTTCCTGAATGTGGCCGGCGGTGCCCGGCTGAATGAACCGGCAGCTGATCTGGCCATGTTGCTGGCGGTGGCCTCAAGTCACCTGGATCGTCCGGTTGCAGCCGGTGCCGTGGTGTTTGGCGAGGTCGGTCTGGCCGGTGAGGTGCGGGCCGTTAACCAGCCGGAGCCGAGGCTGGGTGAGGCCACGAAACTTGGTTTCCAGCAGTGCATCCTGCCTGCCGGTAATCTGAGGCGGCTCTCCGAGGCGGGACTGGAGCTGCACGGCGTAGCGACGGTGCAGGAGGTGCTGCAGTTCCTGCTGTAA
- the dksA gene encoding RNA polymerase-binding protein DksA: MDAEKLEQFRQLLQEEMKALLSEADKTVQEMGDDASHFPDPTDRATQESDRTFELRIRDRERKLANKVREALERIDDGSYGICEDCGGEISEARLKARPVTTQCIDCKIEAEEREKRL; this comes from the coding sequence ATGGACGCCGAGAAACTTGAACAATTTCGTCAGCTGCTCCAGGAAGAGATGAAGGCGCTGCTGTCAGAAGCGGATAAGACCGTGCAGGAGATGGGGGACGATGCCTCCCATTTCCCCGATCCGACCGATCGTGCCACGCAAGAGTCCGATCGTACCTTTGAGCTGCGGATTCGTGACCGTGAGCGCAAGCTGGCCAACAAGGTCCGGGAGGCGCTGGAACGGATTGACGATGGCAGCTACGGCATCTGCGAGGATTGCGGTGGCGAGATCAGTGAGGCGCGCCTGAAAGCCCGTCCGGTCACCACGCAATGCATCGATTGCAAGATTGAAGCTGAGGAAAGGGAAAAACGGCTCTGA
- a CDS encoding GAF domain-containing sensor histidine kinase: MPDTTIQKSSAPITETLQAQRDLQLFYLFSSTLLSTMQLNKLLHLILSALVCEDNGLFCRAMLFLYNQKTDMLQGMLGICRSSTDGFRVVFSDPDNPLSGYWDLDPDAIARQMQSDLCQKVRETRIDLSEGCQIVSHVVENKRLYRIDDLECLNCQDCDFISRFGISSFVAVPLVTRNNLIGVIIVDNPFKHQPINDQQLKVLQLFANQAGMAIENTRLYRNLEETHNELQDTRQRLVHGAHLAAIGEMAASISHELKTPLITIGGFAARLGRMLPEDTPQRHYLDTIISESHRLERLLGDILAFSRKPTICFQECKLQRVVKECLDDYVVLLGERKIALEASVPSGSWTVLGDGNQLKQVFINLLVNAQEAMPQGGRLQVALKAGGDGARPCAVVSIADSGGGIPEELLSKIFTPFFTTKRHGTGLGLAIVNRIVQNHGGSLKICNIDGGAEFQVILPLAPFEDPQAD, from the coding sequence ATGCCTGACACTACCATCCAGAAATCCTCTGCCCCAATAACGGAGACCCTGCAGGCCCAGAGGGATCTCCAGCTTTTCTATCTGTTCAGCAGCACCCTGCTTTCCACCATGCAGCTTAACAAGCTGCTGCACCTGATCCTCTCCGCCCTGGTCTGCGAAGACAACGGCCTGTTTTGCCGGGCCATGCTGTTCCTCTACAATCAGAAGACAGATATGCTGCAGGGGATGCTGGGCATCTGCCGCTCGAGCACGGATGGTTTTCGCGTGGTCTTCTCCGACCCGGACAACCCTTTGTCGGGCTATTGGGATCTTGATCCGGATGCCATCGCACGGCAGATGCAGTCCGATTTGTGTCAGAAGGTGCGTGAAACAAGGATTGATCTGTCGGAAGGCTGTCAGATCGTGTCACATGTTGTTGAAAACAAACGGCTGTATCGCATTGATGATCTGGAGTGTCTCAACTGTCAGGACTGTGATTTTATCAGCCGTTTCGGGATCAGTTCCTTTGTTGCGGTGCCGTTGGTCACCCGTAATAATCTGATCGGCGTGATCATTGTGGATAATCCGTTCAAGCATCAGCCCATTAACGATCAACAACTCAAGGTGTTGCAGCTGTTTGCCAATCAGGCCGGCATGGCAATCGAAAACACCCGCCTGTACCGCAATCTTGAGGAGACCCACAACGAATTGCAGGACACCCGGCAACGTCTGGTGCATGGTGCCCATCTGGCGGCGATCGGTGAAATGGCTGCGTCAATTTCCCACGAACTGAAGACCCCCTTGATCACCATCGGCGGTTTCGCGGCCCGTCTGGGGCGCATGCTGCCGGAGGACACCCCGCAACGCCATTACCTGGATACCATTATCAGTGAATCGCACCGGCTTGAGCGGCTTCTGGGGGATATCCTGGCCTTTTCCCGCAAGCCGACCATCTGCTTTCAGGAGTGTAAGCTGCAGCGGGTTGTCAAGGAATGCCTGGACGATTATGTGGTGCTGCTGGGAGAGCGGAAGATTGCCCTTGAGGCCTCTGTCCCGTCCGGTAGCTGGACCGTGCTTGGGGACGGTAATCAGTTGAAACAGGTCTTTATCAATCTTCTGGTAAACGCCCAGGAGGCCATGCCGCAGGGGGGCAGATTGCAGGTTGCGCTCAAGGCCGGGGGGGATGGGGCCAGACCCTGCGCGGTCGTCTCAATTGCCGACAGCGGGGGAGGCATTCCCGAAGAACTGCTGAGTAAGATCTTTACCCCGTTTTTTACCACCAAACGTCATGGTACCGGGCTGGGGCTGGCCATTGTCAACCGGATCGTCCAGAACCACGGTGGCAGTCTGAAGATCTGCAACATCGATGGCGGGGCGGAGTTTCAGGTCATCCTGCCATTGGCGCCCTTTGAGGACCCGCAGGCTGACTGA
- a CDS encoding PilZ domain-containing protein, with product MEKMQYEDQLRLLDRGESGEILELLLRISQQASHDLQFFNHYKEVPISSAAEVLYLFGDTLVCRSNPTQTRALKASRYTIIRSSRLGHDVYASAEYDAETDEITLSEFSYVEVLPDRRNTLRVKIGGLFQVPMEAGTTTFTAKLKDLSLGGCALEVPDKSLLGNFTYFYLNLSFDLKNQPDPQKLRVMARLLRFESNQNPCRCILLFEHDRRSEDLIGRYIAQRQAEIIRELKD from the coding sequence ATGGAAAAAATGCAGTATGAAGACCAGTTACGGCTGCTGGACCGCGGGGAGTCAGGGGAGATTCTTGAACTCCTGCTGCGTATCTCCCAGCAAGCCTCCCATGATCTTCAGTTTTTCAATCATTACAAGGAGGTGCCGATCTCGTCGGCTGCCGAGGTACTGTATCTCTTTGGCGACACCCTGGTCTGCCGCTCCAACCCGACCCAGACCCGTGCCTTAAAGGCCAGCCGGTATACCATTATCCGCTCCTCACGGCTTGGCCATGACGTCTATGCCTCGGCAGAGTACGATGCGGAAACAGACGAGATAACCCTGTCTGAATTTTCCTATGTCGAGGTGTTGCCGGACCGGCGCAACACCCTGCGGGTCAAGATCGGCGGCCTCTTCCAGGTGCCCATGGAGGCCGGCACCACCACCTTTACCGCCAAACTGAAAGACCTCTCCCTGGGGGGGTGTGCCCTGGAGGTGCCCGATAAAAGCCTGCTGGGAAACTTCACCTACTTCTATCTCAACCTGTCCTTTGACCTGAAAAACCAGCCCGACCCCCAAAAACTGCGGGTGATGGCCCGTCTGCTCCGTTTTGAAAGCAACCAGAATCCCTGCCGCTGTATCCTGTTGTTTGAACACGATCGCCGCAGTGAAGACCTGATCGGCAGGTATATTGCCCAGCGTCAGGCCGAGATCATACGTGAACTGAAGGATTAA
- the cysS gene encoding cysteine--tRNA ligase, producing MALRLYNTLSGEKEPFVPRIAGKVGMYVCGVTVYDFCHIGHARAGIVFDMIYRYLRFSGYDVTYIRNYTDIDDKIINRANQEGTDYRTIADRYIATFDEDMDRLGMLRPTIEPKATDHIEDIVAIIQRLIENGHAYAVDGDVYFAVETFSTYLKLSGRNLEDMLAGARVDVDERKRNPMDFALWKGSKPGEPFWQSPWGAGRPGWHIECSAMSMRFLGPSFDIHGGGKDLVFPHHENEIAQSEGANGCQFVKYWLHNGFVNINSEKMSKSLGNFFTIREVLELFDPETLRFFILQAHYRSPLDYSDQNLREAQAGLSRIYEALAALDLALEKPATATAPLASAAEFAEKVAGLLPRFKEAMDDDFNTAQALGSLFDVVRTLNRLLAEGGGNSSAVRADLERLQAAVAEIGAVLGLFLIKPSDWLAAREAEKAQHLEISPEEIDGLLLERAAARKNKDFKRSDEIRDYLLARDIQLLDTPQGTTWKVK from the coding sequence ATGGCGTTGCGTCTCTATAACACCCTCAGTGGCGAGAAAGAACCGTTTGTTCCCCGTATTGCAGGCAAGGTCGGCATGTACGTCTGTGGTGTCACCGTGTATGATTTCTGCCATATCGGCCATGCCCGGGCCGGTATCGTATTTGACATGATCTATCGCTACCTGCGTTTCAGCGGGTATGACGTCACCTATATCCGCAACTATACCGATATTGACGACAAGATCATTAACCGGGCCAATCAGGAGGGAACTGATTACCGTACCATTGCCGACCGCTACATCGCCACCTTTGATGAGGATATGGACCGGTTGGGGATGCTGCGTCCCACCATTGAACCAAAGGCCACGGATCATATTGAGGATATCGTCGCGATCATTCAGCGCCTGATCGAGAATGGCCACGCCTATGCCGTTGACGGCGACGTCTATTTTGCGGTGGAGACCTTTTCCACCTACCTGAAGCTTTCCGGCCGTAACCTTGAAGATATGCTGGCAGGCGCCAGGGTCGATGTCGATGAGCGCAAGCGAAACCCGATGGACTTCGCACTCTGGAAAGGCTCCAAGCCGGGTGAGCCGTTCTGGCAGTCACCCTGGGGTGCCGGTCGGCCGGGCTGGCATATTGAGTGCTCCGCCATGAGCATGCGTTTTCTTGGCCCTTCCTTTGATATCCACGGCGGTGGCAAGGATCTGGTCTTTCCGCACCATGAAAATGAGATCGCCCAGTCCGAAGGGGCCAATGGCTGTCAGTTTGTCAAATACTGGTTGCACAACGGCTTCGTTAATATCAACAGCGAAAAAATGAGCAAGTCGCTGGGTAACTTCTTTACCATCCGTGAGGTGCTGGAGCTGTTTGATCCCGAGACGCTGCGTTTCTTTATCCTGCAGGCCCATTACCGTTCACCGCTGGACTACTCCGACCAGAATCTGCGGGAGGCTCAGGCCGGTCTTTCCCGGATCTATGAGGCGCTGGCCGCCTTGGATCTGGCACTTGAAAAACCTGCAACCGCAACCGCTCCGCTGGCTTCGGCAGCAGAGTTTGCCGAAAAGGTCGCCGGTCTGCTGCCCCGCTTCAAAGAGGCGATGGATGATGACTTCAACACGGCCCAGGCCCTGGGAAGCCTCTTTGACGTTGTCCGCACCCTGAACCGTCTTTTGGCGGAAGGCGGAGGCAATAGCAGTGCTGTTCGTGCCGATCTTGAGCGACTGCAGGCGGCTGTGGCGGAGATCGGTGCCGTACTGGGCCTGTTCCTGATCAAACCGTCTGACTGGCTGGCGGCCCGTGAGGCTGAGAAGGCGCAGCACCTGGAAATCAGTCCGGAAGAAATTGATGGGTTACTCCTCGAACGGGCCGCTGCCAGGAAAAACAAGGATTTTAAACGTAGTGATGAGATCAGGGACTACCTGCTGGCGCGGGATATCCAGCTTCTTGATACACCGCAGGGGACAACCTGGAAGGTGAAGTAG
- a CDS encoding sensor histidine kinase: MEITAITEWECCWDRDSIVMGDCPNIGEGDEDLLSSRSRRILEKCCECEKFKRDLARFRDSGHPLAPIFSILHADYRRQKAQIQSLANFLDTKTLEVRFLHELGSVLQSSVDLDEVLSVALTAITAGKGFGMNRAFLLLADKERHILKGHLAIGPRSAEEAGQTWHEIESGDQDLQGLSQEFRKHKLTAERYKFHDILERLIIPLDDEQHIVVRALEERKPLMVSDAFHDPDVDTEFARVLGVDTFLVLPLIARNRRVGAIIADNFITHRAISEQDMRSIETFTFPVAFAIERASLYERVQEEVDKLRLANSRLQEQQEQLVRMEKMALVGRITSSIAHSIRNPLMVIGGFARSILKNTPGNDPKRTFIESIVTEARQLEEVLGEILTYSDALFPSCDFWDPNQLVESALRDVQERIVTQDYSCRFHAGDQLPPVYIDYKQTTYCIRNILLSTIDGLQNGSIDISTRAEGEHVDVRIVDHNRTLSEDELEALLTPFTETCEMGSGLNMALSRSMLDKQNIPLIVVAPPEGGVTYTIKLPINKEEKNHEQIAGS; this comes from the coding sequence ATGGAGATTACCGCGATAACAGAATGGGAGTGCTGCTGGGATCGGGACAGCATTGTCATGGGGGACTGTCCCAATATTGGCGAAGGAGACGAAGATCTCCTGTCATCCCGCAGCCGCCGTATCCTTGAAAAATGCTGCGAGTGCGAAAAGTTCAAACGCGATCTGGCCCGCTTCCGTGACAGCGGCCACCCGCTGGCCCCGATTTTTTCCATCCTGCATGCGGATTACCGTCGCCAGAAGGCCCAGATCCAGTCTCTGGCCAACTTTCTTGATACCAAAACCCTTGAGGTCCGCTTCCTGCATGAACTGGGATCGGTACTGCAAAGCTCGGTTGACCTGGATGAAGTCCTGTCGGTGGCCCTGACCGCCATTACGGCCGGTAAGGGCTTTGGTATGAACCGGGCCTTTCTGCTCCTGGCCGACAAGGAACGCCATATCCTGAAGGGGCACCTTGCCATTGGCCCACGCTCGGCAGAAGAGGCTGGCCAGACCTGGCATGAAATTGAGTCAGGCGATCAGGATCTGCAAGGGCTTTCCCAGGAGTTCCGGAAGCATAAACTGACCGCAGAACGCTACAAGTTTCATGACATCCTTGAACGCCTGATTATCCCGCTTGATGATGAACAGCATATTGTCGTACGTGCGCTGGAGGAGCGGAAACCGCTCATGGTCAGCGACGCCTTCCACGATCCCGATGTGGATACTGAGTTCGCCCGCGTCCTGGGTGTAGATACCTTTCTGGTGCTGCCGCTGATTGCCCGTAACCGTCGTGTCGGGGCGATCATTGCTGACAACTTCATCACCCACCGGGCCATTTCTGAGCAGGATATGCGCTCAATTGAGACCTTCACCTTTCCGGTTGCCTTCGCCATTGAACGTGCCTCGCTGTATGAGCGGGTTCAGGAAGAGGTGGACAAGCTGCGCCTGGCCAACTCCCGCCTGCAGGAACAGCAGGAACAGCTGGTCAGGATGGAGAAGATGGCGCTGGTGGGGCGGATCACCTCCAGCATTGCCCATTCCATCCGTAACCCCCTGATGGTGATCGGCGGTTTTGCCCGCAGTATCCTCAAGAACACCCCCGGTAATGATCCCAAACGCACCTTTATCGAGTCGATTGTCACTGAGGCCCGCCAGCTGGAGGAGGTGCTGGGGGAGATCCTGACCTATTCCGATGCGCTGTTTCCCTCCTGTGATTTCTGGGACCCCAACCAGCTGGTGGAGTCCGCCCTGCGCGATGTGCAGGAGCGGATCGTGACCCAGGACTATTCCTGCCGTTTTCACGCCGGAGACCAGCTGCCGCCGGTCTATATCGACTATAAGCAGACCACCTACTGCATTCGCAACATCCTGCTCAGCACCATTGACGGCCTGCAGAACGGGTCCATCGATATCAGTACCAGAGCGGAGGGGGAGCATGTCGATGTACGGATCGTGGACCATAACCGGACCTTGTCGGAAGACGAGCTTGAGGCGCTCTTGACCCCCTTTACCGAAACCTGTGAGATGGGGTCAGGCCTGAATATGGCGTTAAGCCGCAGCATGCTGGACAAACAGAATATCCCCCTGATTGTGGTCGCGCCGCCAGAGGGGGGAGTCACCTATACCATTAAACTTCCCATCAACAAGGAGGAGAAAAACCATGAGCAGATTGCTGGTAGTTGA
- a CDS encoding response regulator, with translation MSRLLVVDDEANIRLLYSEELSDEGYSVETAATIAEAVEKLEQQAFDLAVLDIKLKNESGIELLQKIVKERHDMPVILCSAFSCYKDDFSAWLADSYVVKSGDMTELKEEIKRVLAKKAQRRATGM, from the coding sequence ATGAGCAGATTGCTGGTAGTTGACGACGAGGCCAATATCCGGCTGCTCTACAGCGAAGAGCTGTCAGATGAAGGCTATAGCGTTGAGACCGCTGCCACCATTGCCGAGGCTGTTGAGAAGCTGGAACAGCAGGCTTTTGACCTGGCAGTGCTGGATATCAAGCTGAAGAACGAGAGCGGGATTGAGCTGTTGCAGAAAATTGTCAAGGAGCGTCATGATATGCCGGTGATCCTCTGTTCTGCCTTCTCCTGCTACAAGGATGATTTCTCGGCCTGGCTGGCAGACAGCTACGTGGTCAAGTCAGGTGACATGACCGAGTTGAAAGAGGAGATCAAGCGGGTGTTGGCCAAAAAGGCCCAACGCCGGGCAACGGGGATGTAG